The segment TGAGTTTTGGGAGCCTAGTCGTATAGTATAAGTAATATAGAAGTCAGTTTTcataattatatgtatatttagtaGTTAACATTTGATGTGTTGTCTACAACTACAGTTATTCctgtttacttttattaaagttatattttgttgttaattCATCTCTGGCATCTCTTTAAGTCATTGAAAGAAGTATGTTATGTGTCAAGTTTAATCCAAGTAAGAAGTTCACAacaggtgtcatgtggccagcacaattaccaactgcttttaattttctttccccaactaatgtcaggttcccatttaggcattagatttgggtggactcacaggtgtcctaaaaatcccagtcttcagagGCTCAAACCTGGGACCTCTTGTttaggaagccaagtgctttagtactcagccaccatgccccattGTCTCAATAGTCCATTCAtacatcccagtggcgctacagcccatggagggctctggcctgcttcaacacatcgcATTCGGGGGTCTGCCTTATGGTTTTTGCCTGTAATACAATTTGTCTCAGTACTATAGTaagcattttattttctgtcAGATGATACACTTTTCCACCTCTTACAAAtcttgtatatttattttgttgttgtatagCACCTTTTACTATAGTGTACTCAGTCTGCAATGGActggtagggggggggggatctgggAGGTTTACATGCTGCATCTGAAAACACAACTCTAAACACATTTGGCATTTGAAATAGAGCCCCTGTTGTTAAGTAGCCAAGTAGTTTTGATTTCATAGTAATGTGAACAActtttcattttgaaatcaATTTCTAGTGTATTGTTTATTATACTTTAAGTATATTGTTTAATATCTCATTTTATAGATTTGTCTTGTCATTGGGAACTTGTAAAAGTTGTTTGGTAATGGATGACAAGTTACAACTGCTTCCAATCTCATCACATGCCCTTGACATTGAACTGCTTCCTGCAAAATCTCATGTGagtaaatgtttttaattcattcaaAACATAATAGAATTCAATTAGTATctggaaaatatttttctaataaatttttattaccaattttaaatatttaataacagAAGGCTGTCTTGAgaattttttcttaatttacCAATCAGAAtgaaacaataatttttattttaggaagAATCTTATGCAGTGCAATCAGAAATGTCAAAATTGATCAATTCTATACCTGAGACAAATATTACAGCACACAAAATTGTTCAATTATGTAGAACGTTAGATCAGGTAAACTATTTCTAATGTTTGATTAGAGGAATGCATTGCTCAGTATGTTAGCTGTCtaatcaaaatttttttctctatatttttctaaaatCATTTTAGTTACTTTTAACTTTTTCAGACTCATGGATTTATGAAATTAATTGAAGTTTTGCAAAAGAAAACTTTATCAAGTACAGTGGTCATGACTGCCGCCAGAGGCCGCGGTAAGTCAGCTACACTTGGTTTGTCTCTAGCTTCATCTGTGGACTTCGGGTATGTATCAGAAtcttgaaagatttttttttatccttgatTTCATTTCAATAGGTGTCCTTGTCACTGTTTTTATGGGAGTTTGTTAATTTATCAAGCTTTGGCTGCTcctaactattttgtttttacattttattatgttaataaaatataataattgaaTTATCAGAACTAAAACAATTTCAAATACTTTACGCAGCTTTGTGAATACATCTTAATCTTAAGAATGTTTGCAttcaaaaatattaataatatttataaatgcaaacattattctttatttttatttatctatcttagAAAGTTAAATATCCCATTGTATTTAATGtgtgaaaatgtgtgtgtgtttgtatattcTAGTTTCACAAATTTGAGTTATATTAAAGGCTATAATTTATCTTTCAGATATTCAAATATATTTGTGACAGCTCCTAGTCCAGAAAATCTCAAAACCTTATTTGAATTCATATTTAAAGGTTTTGATGCACTTGGATATCAGGTAACATTGTTTATTTCAGTagtgtaaattattttatttatttcagtagtgtaaataattttatttatttcagtagtgtaaattattttatttatttcagtagtgtaaattattttatttatttcagtagtgtaaattattttatttatttcagtagtgtaaattattttatttatttcagtagtgtaaattattttatttatttcagtagtgtaaattattttatttatttcagtagtgtaaattattttatttatttcagtagtgtaaattattttatttatttcattagtgtaaattattttatttatttcagtagtgtaaattattttatttatttcattagtgtaaattattttatttatttcagtagtgtaaattattttatttatttcagtagtgtaaattattttatttatttcagtaccaattattttatttatttcagtagtgtaaattattttatttatttcagtagtgtaaattattttatttatttcagtagtgtaaattattttatttatttcagtagtgaaaattatttcatttatttcagtagtgtaaattattttatttatttcagtcgtgtaaattattttatttatttcagtagtgtacattattttgtttatttcagtagtgtaaattattttgtttatttcagttgtgtagattattttgtttatttcagttgtgtagattattttatttattttgtttatttcagttgtgtaaaattattttatttattttgtttatttcagtagtataaattattttatttatttcagttgtgtagattattttgtttatttcagttgtgtaaattattttatttatttccgttgtgtagattattttgtttatttcagttgtgtaaattattttatttattttgtttatttcagttgtgtaaattattttatttattttgtttatttcagttgtgtaaattattttatttatttcagttgtgtagattattttgtttatttcattagtgtaaattattttatttatttcagttgtgtaaattattttgtttatttcagttgtgtaaattattttatttatttcagttgtgtaaattattttgtttatttcagtagtgtaaattattttatttattttgtttatttcagttgtgtaaattattttatttacttaccAGGAAAACAAAGACTATGAAATCCTAACTTCCACCAATCCCGACTTCAATAAAGCTGTGGTCAGAGTAAACATATTCAGGAATCATAGACAAACTCTACAGGTAGAATTAAAATATTCagacaaaattattcatttttttctttattttttttctttattgcttTTGTGCTAAGTGGaagtggttgggggggggggggtatttgaGGAGTTtttcatgctgcctttaggcgttcaGCAACCACACCTCAGCTCAAGTTGGGATCTGAACTTGACCCCCCTTGATAGCTAGCCAATCAGTTTATGTCACTCAACAAGTTACcaaatagaaaatagaaaaatacaataaaatctGACCTTGGACACATGTTAGCTTCCAGCTGTTAAACAAaagaagaatcaataaaaaaaatattagttggtaattgattatttgtttggtattgaacaagggaaagaaactgtACTTGACTAATTTGTTGGtataagttgtttgttttacatgtttctggtgttccttcagagttgaagataaattacttcctagtccaaacctcccgcatgacaacgggggatgggagcggacaggttttgaacccgggaccattgataagtctgaacgacagtccagtgtgcaaactgcatgaccaggcagccatccagttgaattagtcccctttatactttgtgaaGAGAATTGGGtcatttgaaactaacaatagataactctaaAACCGTCTATTTTCATAAGCCTTCGCTGGCTTGAACCCTCAAGTTTTAATTCAAGCtgaataacttttaatttttttaataaaatgcatttaaaaagtgatcacggtaaccttcacccagatacccctttctcccccccccctcttttccaACTGGTACAGACAATTTATAgtatcatagcacattgagaatctaaaagcatgaacatttgctaaaaaaaaacaattggtaaaaatatttctaatcacaaagttttattattgttagtctagtactataacaaatttaattacatcacTGATCCAGATTAAATGATACAattatgcttaatataagcctttttcttttttaaagtatttgatatatttttctttttcttcattaaCTTTAGTATATCCACCCTGCTGACTCCCATAAACTTGGACAGGCTGAGTTAGTTTGTATTGATGAAGCTGCTGCCATTCCATTACCATTGGTGAAAAATTTGTTAGGACCATACCTAGTCTTTATGTCATCTACTATCAATGGGTAAGGttaatgtttgaaatgtttGCTCAATTATTATGTCTTATTAAACACATAgaagcaacaacaacaagatATCCTGAATTGACTTGTTTTTATTGGAAACTATTTATAAGGTCCATCTTCGATAAGTAAACCTCTATAAGTAATAAAGCTTACCTGCTTATGCAAGCAACTCTTAACATGAACATTGTTTCCCTGACACTCATTTAACCTAAGGGAACTAAAATACTAGCCTTGAACTGAACTTACTTTGAAATCCTTAACTTGGCAGCCAAAATTTGTGGCACCTGAACATAGCACCCAGTAAATGCCTTTTGGTagttttttatcttttaagtgtttaattatatagatagttTCTTTTCTAccataaaaaatataacagtGAATTGCAAATCAGTACTATTTAGGCCATTTTGGCACTATTTAAGCCATGCTAGCCCTATGTAGGCCATGTTATCCCTATTCAAGCCATATTAGCTCTATGTAAGCCATGTTATCCCTATTTAAGTCATATAAGTTCTATGTAGGCCATGTTGTCCCTATTGCAGCCATATTAGCTCTATGTAGGCCATGTGATTCCTATTTAAGCCATATTACCTCTATGTAGGCCATGTGATTCCTATTTAAGCCATATTAGCTCTATGTAGGCCATGTGATTCCTATTTAAGCCATATTACCTCTATGTAGGCCATGTGATTCCTATTTAAGCCATATTAGCTCTATGTAGGCCATGTTATCCCTATTTCAGCCATATTAGCTCTATGTAGGCCATGTTATCCCTGTTTCAGCCATAATAGCTCTATGTAGGCCATGTGATTCCTATTTCAGCCATAATagctctataaatatatattcaaaaTCTCTTGTCCCCCACCAGGTATGAAGGAACAGGGAGATCACTGTCATTGAAACTCATTCATCAACTAAGACAACAAAGCTGTACAACTGGAAGCCAAAAGACAAAGTTTTCAGGGAAAGAAACAGACAAAGTCACTTTTGGTGAGaatatgtttacattttgtGAACTAATTGTCTGTGTTTTGAAGATGCACCTCATTCCTAAATGTTTTTCTACTTTAGGTCGCACACTGGTTGAACTTGAACTAAAGGAATCAGTTCGCTATGCTCCAAATGATCCAGTCGAGGCTTGGCTCAATGATCTGTTGTGTCTAGATGCTAACATCAATCCCTGGTCAATATCAGATTGTCCACAAGCATCCTCTTGCCATTTGTACTCTGTCAACAGAgacactttgttttctttccatGGAGCCTCAGAGAAATTCCTTCACAAAGTAATGGCACTCTATGTCTCTTCCCACTACAAGGTTAGACTTGTGAAATTATCTCCAATTCATGTTAAATATCATCATAACCAACTTGCAATAAAATAGCTTTGGACAATAACAAATTCTTATTTTAGCAGAGAgtgcattttttaaaaggtcattttttttagaacaaaatTTGGTTTGATTATGTTAATAGACATGAATATATATTCACAATCATGTATTTGTGTGAGTCTGACTGGCCATATCTAATGCACTGAGAGAATTGTGGCTGCTTAGTGTCTAGTTGTTATGTTAAGGCTAACAAAAGATAGGAGGGCTAAATAGTGAGGTAGAAGTGCTGGTTTGGGAGAGAGCTCCAACTGGAATAACCTGTGTGCAGCCGAAGATTCTGGGCTCATATAGGTCTCACTAGCCACATAAGGAGATACAAAACCCTGTGCCCCCTGAATGActaaagtggtcatcatcaaaccatGATGGACCAACTCTATATATGAGGGCTGTATAGGGAAGTAGGAGGATTTAGTAGGGAGCTAGGAAAAttgaaatatctttttttttaatgagagcATTCAAACTAGAcacattatttttgtaaaaccttgaagtaaaattttcttttgctttgttttgtatttctacACAACAGTTATGTCTAGAAGTTATTTTaccatatatttattattatttattttttttgttttttttatttgctgttttaattttctttaatttttaaatattacttttttggATAATTAAGGTAACTCTAATGTGCCAATAAAGttgtttagtttcttttttctataatcaaatttttattcctgtctttgtttttaatttcccAGAATTCCCCTAATGACCTTCAGCTTTTGTCTGATGCACCTGCCCATCAGATATTTGTTCTGCTTGGTCCCACCAGAGCCAATCAAAAGGACCTTCCTGAAGTTTTATGTGTTTTGCAGGTAGTGACAAATTTTGTTGCAAGTTTTAAATACTGGTATCGAAATTGATTCTATCTTTATTGCCTCAttgtttgtttcataaaaatataatatttaggtcccagttttttaaaatacagataGCATAAAGAAAACATTCATTATTATAGAAAgctttaaaatttaattgaatTACAACTCTCACTTTGAAGGTTTGTTTAGAAGGAGGACTGACTAAATCAAGTGTTGCCAAGAATTTAGACAGAGGTGTCAGAGCATCTGGAGATTTGATTCCCTGGACAATATCCCAACAGGTCACTTAGCAGAAATATGCAAGAAATGTTGAAACATATATTAAGGAGAACTTTTTGCCACTGCTGAtttaaatattatgatgttcCTCTTTTCTCATTGTTAAACTAAAGTTAATTACTTGATGCAATAAATCAAATTGTCTTAGGTCTGACACTATATGAATATTTTCCATagattttaaggaaaaaaattcaacaaaaatctttttaaaattttatcaaagtaaaatattatctaaaaataaaatgaaaagcttTTACATTATTATCAATATCTAATCAATGGTGGTGGTTGAGGCATATGAGATGCTTGGCTGATAAACCAAGTGTATCTAGTTTGAAACCCAATAAAGGTTATAAAATTAACAATTCAGGATATATTAATATGAAACCTCTCACAGATACGTTAATGCCATAATtgtctataaatagaaaatCTAAGAATCCAACTAGGTCAAATCATCTAGTGCAATTAGGATAAGAACATCAAATTTCAATTCATGGTGCCCCGCtgtggggaagaagaggaaactgtgcctcatattctgtttgactgccccatatttgctgatctccgtctcaacaggtctgggagacctgtatggtgacatgtatgcactacgcaagacagcagggtttctgtccagggcttttacaagagaggatttgagcctctcaagccctcactcaaatcgagtttgatgatgattatgatgcATGCAATTAGGGCAAGAACACCTGAGGGTTCTCTTTAAATAAACACCTTAGTACAAGATGTCACATATTACTCcattcttttagttttattattgtaGTGCCACAATTTATTTACCTGTTTAACATGGGCTAGAAAGAAATTATTTGTTTGTACACAATTTAACTAtcagttaaaaaaaagcttgtgtacaaatgaaataatgacTTTGTCTATCCTTCAGTTCCTAGATCACAACTTTGCTTGTCTCTCTGGAGCTCGTGTAGTGAGAATAGCAACACATCCAGACTATCAGCGAGTGAGTATTTATCTGTATTTCACTTTTTGTGTGAGTGATgcgttttaaaatgaaaatatacatAGTCATTCAAAATTTCTTTAAGGTTgtgttattattttaatatatatatattatatttatatataggggTGCACGGGTATATATTGGACCTTTTTTCACTATTCAACCATATTCCACACTTTAAAGAAGAGTACTAAATTATCTAGTTTActgcaaataaaaatattccaagaaatgtatattattaataaattaatttaaatcaacatttcaCACATTGCCTAAAGAAGTTCTAGTCATTCAATAGAACACCTAGGCATTCTATACAAAGTAGAAAATCAAGAATTCATTTCGTACTTTGAAGTTTttaggcattctatagaatgccagATTGACACTTTGCAGTAACATATCTagaattagttttgttttgcagtAACATATCTagaattagttttgttttagagttcatatttcttttttaatgtttataggATTAAATACTTTTGAATAAGACATTTTCACAAAACTACTTGACAGATGGGATATGGATCAGTTGCTCTGGACCAGCTCCAAAAGTTTTATGAAGGGGAATTCTCTAAGCTGAAAGACACTAAAGATCTTGGGAGTAACCTTGAGAATAGCAGTGATGAAAATGTTGACATCTCAAGtaaaatggacaaaaaaaaggtGATTTGATGACTatcattgtttagtttgttagTACATTCAATTTGTAAGAGTACTTCAAGCTAAAACTCTTTGAAATATTTCAAGGGAACTAATCTGTTCAGTGAAATACTGGAGCCAAGGACAAAACTTCCTCCACTTCTGGTCAGACTTGAAGACTCACATCCTGAGAAGCTGCACTATTTGGGTGTGTCTTTTGGCTT is part of the Biomphalaria glabrata chromosome 10, xgBioGlab47.1, whole genome shotgun sequence genome and harbors:
- the LOC106072700 gene encoding RNA cytidine acetyltransferase-like isoform X3, translated to MPDKIDTRIKLLIANGVSTQHRSIFVIVGNQGKDQVVTFHHLLSQAKGNARPSVLWCYKKELGFSSHTKKKMKQIQKKIKSGRLNVNEDDPFDLFVASTSIRYCHYSDSHTVLGNTYGMCILQDFEALTPNLLARTIETVEGGGLIVVLLRPMTSLKELFTLTMDVHAKFRTESHQDVIGRFNERFVLSLGTCKSCLVMDDKLQLLPISSHALDIELLPAKSHEESYAVQSEMSKLINSIPETNITAHKIVQLCRTLDQTHGFMKLIEVLQKKTLSSTVVMTAARGRGKSATLGLSLASSVDFGYSNIFVTAPSPENLKTLFEFIFKGFDALGYQENKDYEILTSTNPDFNKAVVRVNIFRNHRQTLQYIHPADSHKLGQAELVCIDEAAAIPLPLVKNLLGPYLVFMSSTINGYEGTGRSLSLKLIHQLRQQSCTTGSQKTKFSGKETDKVTFGRTLVELELKESVRYAPNDPVEAWLNDLLCLDANINPWSISDCPQASSCHLYSVNRDTLFSFHGASEKFLHKVMALYVSSHYKNSPNDLQLLSDAPAHQIFVLLGPTRANQKDLPEVLCVLQVCLEGGLTKSSVAKNLDRGVRASGDLIPWTISQQFLDHNFACLSGARVVRIATHPDYQRMGYGSVALDQLQKFYEGEFSKLKDTKDLGSNLENSSDENVDISSKMDKKKGTNLFSEILEPRTKLPPLLVRLEDSHPEKLHYLGVSFGLTSELFRFWKKSGYVPLYLRQTPNELTGEHSCIMIKEINTVKVERPVCLQSYWKDFQRRFVSLLSYQFRTFKPSHALEILRNKNVKTTETDPLNLSQLTMFFNPSDLQRLKLYSNNMVDYHMIVDVLPVLSRLYFTGLIKLHLTIIQSSILLALGLQHKTVEDIEKDLELPVTQILGQFKESITKFVKLFRELKDQDQGETFSKVQKQTTLDKCNSSSRAEKDLDISLQSMKSTNERKHKLPEDCDTSSQGTTKKKHKQTNV
- the LOC106072700 gene encoding RNA cytidine acetyltransferase-like isoform X1, with translation MPDKIDTRIKLLIANGVSTQHRSIFVIVGNQGKDQVVTFHHLLSQAKGNARPSVLWCYKKELGFSSHTKKKMKQIQKKIKSGRLNVNEDDPFDLFVASTSIRYCHYSDSHTVLGNTYGMCILQDFEALTPNLLARTIETVEGGGLIVVLLRPMTSLKELFTLTMDVHAKFRTESHQDVIGRFNERFVLSLGTCKSCLVMDDKLQLLPISSHALDIELLPAKSHEESYAVQSEMSKLINSIPETNITAHKIVQLCRTLDQTHGFMKLIEVLQKKTLSSTVVMTAARGRGKSATLGLSLASSVDFGYSNIFVTAPSPENLKTLFEFIFKGFDALGYQENKDYEILTSTNPDFNKAVVRVNIFRNHRQTLQYIHPADSHKLGQAELVCIDEAAAIPLPLVKNLLGPYLVFMSSTINGYEGTGRSLSLKLIHQLRQQSCTTGSQKTKFSGKETDKVTFGENMFTFCELIVCVLKMHLIPKCFSTLGRTLVELELKESVRYAPNDPVEAWLNDLLCLDANINPWSISDCPQASSCHLYSVNRDTLFSFHGASEKFLHKVMALYVSSHYKNSPNDLQLLSDAPAHQIFVLLGPTRANQKDLPEVLCVLQVCLEGGLTKSSVAKNLDRGVRASGDLIPWTISQQFLDHNFACLSGARVVRIATHPDYQRMGYGSVALDQLQKFYEGEFSKLKDTKDLGSNLENSSDENVDISSKMDKKKGTNLFSEILEPRTKLPPLLVRLEDSHPEKLHYLGVSFGLTSELFRFWKKSGYVPLYLRQTPNELTGEHSCIMIKEINTVKVERPVCLQSYWKDFQRRFVSLLSYQFRTFKPSHALEILRNKNVKTTETDPLNLSQLTMFFNPSDLQRLKLYSNNMVDYHMIVDVLPVLSRLYFTGLIKLHLTIIQSSILLALGLQHKTVEDIEKDLELPVTQILGQFKESITKFVKLFRELKDQDQGETFSKVQKQTTLDKCNSSSRAEKDLDISLQSMKSTNERKHKLPEDCDTSSQGTTKKKHKQTNV
- the LOC106072700 gene encoding RNA cytidine acetyltransferase-like isoform X2, whose protein sequence is MPDKIDTRIKLLIANGVSTQHRSIFVIVGNQGKDQVVTFHHLLSQAKGNARPSVLWCYKKELGFSSHTKKKMKQIQKKIKSGRLNVNEDDPFDLFVASTSIRYCHYSDSHTVLGNTYGMCILQDFEALTPNLLARTIETVEGGGLIVVLLRPMTSLKELFTLTMDVHAKFRTESHQDVIGRFNERFVLSLGTCKSCLVMDDKLQLLPISSHALDIELLPAKSHEESYAVQSEMSKLINSIPETNITAHKIVQLCRTLDQTHGFMKLIEVLQKKTLSSTVVMTAARGRGKSATLGLSLASSVDFGYSNIFVTAPSPENLKTLFEFIFKGFDALGYQENKDYEILTSTNPDFNKAVVRVNIFRNHRQTLQYIHPADSHKLGQAELVCIDEAAAIPLPLVKNLLGPYLVFMSSTINGYEGTGRSLSLKLIHQLRQQSCTTGSQKTKFSGKETDKVTFGENMFTFCELIVCVLKMHLIPKCFSTLGRTLVELELKESVRYAPNDPVEAWLNDLLCLDANINPWSISDCPQASSCHLYSVNRDTLFSFHGASEKFLHKVMALYVSSHYKNSPNDLQLLSDAPAHQIFVLLGPTRANQKDLPEVLCVLQVCLEGGLTKSSVAKNLDRGVRASGDLIPWTISQQFLDHNFACLSGARVVRIATHPDYQRMGYGSVALDQLQKFYEGEFSKLKDTKDLGSNLENSSDENVDISSKMDKKKGTNLFSEILEPRTKLPPLLVRLEDSHPEKLHYLGVSFGLTSELFRFWKKSGYVPLYLRQTPNELTGEHSCIMIKEINTVKVERPVCLQSYWKDFQRRFVSLLSYQFRTFKPSHALEILRNKNVKTTETDPLNLSQLTMFFNPSDLQRLKLYSNNMVDYHMIVDVLPVLSRLYFTGLIKLHLTIIQSSILLALGLQHKTVEDIEKDLELPVTQILGQFKESITKFVKDKCNSSSRAEKDLDISLQSMKSTNERKHKLPEDCDTSSQGTTKKKHKQTNV